Genomic DNA from Peribacillus sp. FSL H8-0477:
ATACAATCAGGAAGGGAAGAATACAAACCGTCACTAAAGCCAACTTGACATTTATGGTCATCATAATCCAGAATGCACCGATGAAAGTCATGAATGCAATAAATACATCTTCTGGTCCGTGGTGAGCAAGTTCCCCAATATCAAATAAATCATTGGTTATCCGGCTCATGAGATGGCCGGTTTTGGTATTGTCAAAGAAACGAAATGACTGTTTCTGTACATGTTGAAACAGCTGCTGACGCATATCGGTTTCAATGTTGATTCCAAGCTTATGTCCCCAATAATTCACAATATATTGAAGAAGTGTACTACATACATAAACGATTAATAACCCTATGCTGACCGACACGATCATCGTCCAATTGTCACCTGGAATCAGCGTATCAATAAACCACTGAACAGCAAGGGGGAAAGCAAGTTCTAAAATGGCGACAAAGATTGCACATGAAAAATCAATGATAAATAATCTTTTATGAGGCCTATAGTATGAAAAAAAACGTCCTATCATCTTGTTCTCCTTTTATTTGATTCTTAGTTACCACTAGAATTATAGTCATATACCGATAAATATTCAACCAATTCTGAAATTTAATGGCTGCTCTGCAAATTTTTTTAATCAGACAAACTCTGTTCATAGTTTCTTAACATTTAAACATTATACTTTACTCATGCTGTTAGAGACTAACCCTAACACATCTACCCCTTTATCTTTTTCATTTTTACCATCTCAATTCTGAGGTGGTTTTTTTAATCGCCGCAAAGTAAAGCCGCAGATAGAAGACATCTACGGCTTGGTTTTTATTTTTTCCAATTTTCTTTAATAAACTCATCCCGTCCGGACTGTTTGCGGTCTTCTTTATAATGTGCTGGATTTTTTTTGTGGTAATCTTGATGATAGTCTTCAGCTGGAAAAAAATTAGAAGCGGCTAGAATTTCAGTCACGATAGGCTTTTTAAAAACATTCGCGAGCCTAACTTTTTCTTTAGATTGCTCAGCAAGATTTTGTTGTTCTTCAGTATGATAGAAAATCGCCGTCCGATATTGAGTCCCGCGATCTTGAAACTGGCCGCCATCATCGGTTGGATCAATTTGCGGCCAATACAATTCAAGGAGCTTTTCATATGGGAATAACTCCGGATTATATGTAATCTGAACAGCTTCGTAATGACCAGTGGTTCCTTTCTTAATTTCTTCATAGGTCGGATTCTGGACGTGACCGCCTGTATATCCTGAAATAATTCCTTCGATGCCTGGCATTTCCTCAAAAGGACTCACCATACACCAAAAGCAGCCACCTGCAAACGTTGCTTTTTGCATAATTTATTCCTCCTTAAACTAGCTTTCTAGTATGGCTAATTATACGTTAGTACTTGGCAGCTTGCATAGCATGAGAGCTTGAAAGGAAGAAAGCACTATCACAACTTTTAACATTAACCTAAATTATTACATATTTTCATAATTTGCTCATACTTTTTATCTTTTATGATAAAATTATAGGTACCTTATTTATAGCTTGGAGGGTCATCTTGTGAAGTATATTTTTGAAAACACACCTGTTCCTCGAACTCGGCAATCGATAAAAATGGATTTGGAAGCACTTGGAATTACTCCAGGTATGAATATACTTGTTCATTCCTCTCTTTCTTCATTAGGGTGGACAAATGGAGGCGCCATTTCTGTCATTCAGGCATTGATGGATGTTGTAACCAAAGATGGAACAATTATTATGCCTTCACAATCCACCGACTTGAGTGACCCTTCGGAATGGCAATACCCGCCTGTACCTGAAGAATGGTGGCAAGAAATCCGTGATACAATGCCTGCTTTTCATCCAGCTTACACCCCTGTCAGAGGGATGGGGAAAATCGTTGAGGTCTTTAGACATTTCCCAGATGTCAGCAGAAGTTCTCATCCTGCCTATTCGTTTGTGGCTTGGGGGAAAAATAAATCTGTAATCCTTACAGAACACTCCCTTACCTTTGGTTTAGGTGAACAATCTCCTCTCGCAAGGTTGTACGAATTAGATGCTGTGGTGTTATTTATTGGAGTTGGTTACAACACAAATACTTGTTTTCATTTAGCAGAATACCGTACGCCCTCTCCAACCGTAATTACGAAAGCCGCTCCGATTATGGAAAATAACGAACGAGTTTGGAAACTGTACCAGGAACTTGATTTTCAAGAATACCACTTTGATGAAATCGGCAGGGCATTTGAACAAGCATGTCCAGTGGTTTTAGGCAACATAGGATCTGCCACTTCCCGCCTCTTTTCGTTGAAAGAAGCTGTCGATTTTGCGCAAAATTGGTTAACCACAAAGAATTCATAGAAGAAATGGGTGGAGGGAATTGAACTGCGTAAAATATTCTGGTCCATTGTGCTGATTTTATTAATAACCATATTCCAAGCTACAACTACTACGACAATTGCAGGACTAGGATTTATTCACTGCCCTAAAGTCTTAGCTGAAAAAATGATTCCCAATCGATCAAGTTCGGTAAACACATCTCGACAACATCTACTAAAGAATGAATGGGTACCGCCTTCACCTGTAAAATCATCCACTCTCTCATTATGGAATGTCCCGCCTATATCCCCATTTGAGGATGCAGACCATCTTGAACCCCAAGTAGTGCATACCCTAATAATGAAGGCGAATGATCATTAAAAACCGATGCGATCATTTAGATCACATCGGTTTTCTTAATCCTAATCAATCCAAATGTTTGTCTGAATATACAATACAACACGGCACTAAGAGGCAGGGTGGTATAATCCAGCCATAATCCATTTTGGATAGGTTGAGAAGCTCGCACCCAGGCTACGTAACAAAATATTGCCAACAACAGGGTAACCGCTAGATAATACATCCATGGGCTATGCAGCCATTTATTATTTTTTACTCCTTTGAACAAGAGTTCTGTAACCAAACAAGAAAGTACGATGATAAAGTACACCGATAAAACTTCATTGATTGACAGGACTGTACCGATTTCAGAAGGAAAATAGTGGTTCGTCGCTGTGTTGGTAAGGATGAACAGGACAAATGTTACTAAACTCGTACTCCCTAAAAATTGCATGGTCTTAAATACCGGATATCTCTTCAACTGATCCCCTCCATCGCTTACATTTTTTAACATTATCGTACGTGAAACCGAATTATATAACAAGGGGTAAG
This window encodes:
- the msrA gene encoding peptide-methionine (S)-S-oxide reductase MsrA codes for the protein MQKATFAGGCFWCMVSPFEEMPGIEGIISGYTGGHVQNPTYEEIKKGTTGHYEAVQITYNPELFPYEKLLELYWPQIDPTDDGGQFQDRGTQYRTAIFYHTEEQQNLAEQSKEKVRLANVFKKPIVTEILAASNFFPAEDYHQDYHKKNPAHYKEDRKQSGRDEFIKENWKK
- a CDS encoding aminoglycoside N(3)-acetyltransferase, which translates into the protein MDLEALGITPGMNILVHSSLSSLGWTNGGAISVIQALMDVVTKDGTIIMPSQSTDLSDPSEWQYPPVPEEWWQEIRDTMPAFHPAYTPVRGMGKIVEVFRHFPDVSRSSHPAYSFVAWGKNKSVILTEHSLTFGLGEQSPLARLYELDAVVLFIGVGYNTNTCFHLAEYRTPSPTVITKAAPIMENNERVWKLYQELDFQEYHFDEIGRAFEQACPVVLGNIGSATSRLFSLKEAVDFAQNWLTTKNS